The stretch of DNA GTATTTTCTAGTCTTTCAACCGGTTTTCCATCAATGCTGATGATTTTATCACCATTCTGGAAACCCATTTTTTTACCGGCGTCGCTTACACCGATTCCGTTATTGAATTTATTAAGGTCAGTATACGTTTCTCCATTAAAGAAAGATAGTCCACTGTAGATTAGCCATGCTAAAAAAAAGTTTACGGTAACCCCTCCAAGCATAATGATTAATCTCTGCCAAGCTGGTTTTGCTCTGAATTCCCATGGCTGAGCGGGTTGCTTTAATTGCTCTGTATCCATACTTTCATCCACCATTCCCGCAATTTTTACATAACCACCGAAAGGAAGCCATCCAATACCGTATTCAGTCTCACCGATTTTCTTTTTTGCAATAGAAAACCATGGATCAAAAAACAAATAAAACTTTTCTACTTTCGTTTTAAAATATTTTGCCGGTAAAAAATGACCGAGTTCATGAAGGATAACTAAGATAGATATGCTTAATATGAATTGAAAGAGTTTGATTGCTAATTCCATTAATATGTTTTAGATTTTAATTTGCAAAGGTAACAATTATCAAAACTATGCCAAATAAAAAAGCTCCTCATATAGAGAAGCTTTGTCATATAATAGTGGTATTTCTATAAATTAACAGAAACACCTAGGCTGCCATTGTTTCCTACTTCTGCAAACACTCCAATTCTCTCTGTGAAAAAGTACCGGGCTCCAATGTGAGCTCCGATTCCAAAATCTTTACCGACAACTCCCAGGTCTACACCAGGATAGATGTCTAGCTTTTCAGGAAGTTGTAAAGCTTCCTTCAGGTGAAAGTTTAATCTTCCGAAAATAAATACCTTATTATCATTGTTATTGTTTTTGTAGCCACTGAAATACCCGTTGAGTCCTGCTCCTACAGATATCAGCTTGTTTAAACCGTAATCGTAAGTTCCGGTAATTCCGGTTCCATACCCCCACGCACTGAATCCAAGTTGTACCTTCTGATCTCCTTTTCCTGTCCAGGCCTGAGCATTAACGGCGGTTCCAAAAAAGACAACCATAAACATAAAAACCAATTTCTTCATAAATTTTAAATTTTTAACGG from Chryseobacterium piperi encodes:
- a CDS encoding DUF6646 family protein; its protein translation is MKKLVFMFMVVFFGTAVNAQAWTGKGDQKVQLGFSAWGYGTGITGTYDYGLNKLISVGAGLNGYFSGYKNNNNDNKVFIFGRLNFHLKEALQLPEKLDIYPGVDLGVVGKDFGIGAHIGARYFFTERIGVFAEVGNNGSLGVSVNL